One segment of Primulina tabacum isolate GXHZ01 chromosome 14, ASM2559414v2, whole genome shotgun sequence DNA contains the following:
- the LOC142523824 gene encoding uncharacterized protein LOC142523824, whose product MAKEDQDSTDEMVFDFNSNEFTRRDLVTALHDMKPARERTGLRYSINECSTSGASTQPLLEKDSLKPIKFFRSSMVYENDKTEDQGTQNATKKKKLEESIWFLDSGCSRHMTGNKDLLTEIVNYRGPTITFGDNSKGYTVVFQKLICTVKTTAGNIMLTGHREKNTYKVKWNYDYLNAPTCFIALNGNKNWLWHKRLNYLNFKSISTISRLKLVSGLPNIDFAKDRICNACQLGKQVRSTFKSRRRNSSARCLELLDMDLFGPIPIYMGNISKLQRSNRRSSNQAAQKTSNEKSEATDRIRSDRGTEFLNQYLSSYLEDHGIKHELSAARSPQQNGVAERRNRTLKEAARTMLAESSISQRFCAEAINTASVSKEYRVYNQRTLTVEESIHIVFDESSICHENISNSIHDLINKFDATNLEARSNDEVDLRKTGENISKENPTAQEQTQQANEPEDNQQTQNTQIEEELEHEEEIIQPTELNPYGPCLQWKKDHPLELVIGNPTTPLRNRNQMINEFMHAAFVSQIEPKKIDYALLDTNWIEAMQEELNQFERSKVWHLVPRPNNTHVIGTRWVFRNKMDENGLIIINKARLVAQGYR is encoded by the exons ATGGCAAAAGAAGATCAAGATTCTACCGATGAAatggtatttgactttaactcTAATGAATTCACACGAAGAGATCTTGTCACCGCACTGCACGATATG AAACCGGCCAGAGAAAGAACCGGACTACGTTATAGCATTAATGAATGCAGCACCTCTGGAGCATCAACTCAACCGCTACTAGAGAAAGAcagtttaaaaccaattaaatttttCAGATCTAGTATGGtatatgaaaatgataagaCTGAAGATCAAGGAACTCAgaat GCAACAAAGAAAAAGAAGCTGGAAGAATCCATCTGGTTCCTGGATAGTGGCTGCtctagacacatgactggaaacAAAGATCTTTTAACAGAAATAGTCAACTACAGAGGTCCAACTATCACCTTTGGTGATAATTCTAAAG GTTACACCGTTGTGTTTCAAAAACTCATATGCACTGTTAAAACCACAGCTGGTAATATCATGTTGACTGGTCATAGAgagaaaaatacatataaagtaaAATGGAATTATGATTATCTTAATGCACCTACCTGCTTTATTGCCttaaatggaaataaaaattggctttggcatAAGCGACTCAATTATctcaactttaaatccatttCTACTATTAGCAGACTTAAACTTGTATCTGGTTTGCCTAACATTGATTTTGCCAAAGATAGAATTTGCAATGCCTGTCAATTAGGAAAACAAGTCCGCTCAACATTCAAAAGCAGAAGAAGAAACTCATCTGCAAGATGTCTGGAACTTCTCGATATGGATTTGTTTGGACCAATACCC ATTTACATGGGTAACATTTCTAAACTCCAAAGATCAAACCGCCGATCATCTAATCAAGCTGCTCAAAAGACTTCAAATGAGAAAAGCGAAGCAACTGACAGAATCAGGAGTgacagaggaactgaatttctgaACCAATACCTGTCATCttatcttgaagatcatggcatAAAACATGAACTGTCAGCGGCTAGATCACCTCAACAGAACGGagtagctgaaagaagaaacCGCACATTGAAGGAAGCAGCTAGAACCATGCTAGCCGAATCTAGTATTTCACAAAGATTTTGCGCAGAAGCTATTAACACAGCCT cagtgagcAAAGAATACAGAGTTTATAATCAAAGAACtctcactgttgaagaatccatacacattgtatttgatgaatcttctATATGTCATGAGAATATTAGTAATagtatacatgatttaataaataaatttgatgCTACTAACCTTGAAGCAAGAAGTAATGATGAGGTAGATCTGAGAAAAACAGGGGAAAACATATCAAAAGAAAATCCAACCGCACAAGAACAAACTCAACAGGCGAACGAACCAGAGGACAACCAACAGACGCAAAATACACAAATAGAAGAAGAACTAGAGCATGAAGAGGAAATCATTCAACCAACCGAGTTaaatccatatggaccatgtctcCAGTGGAAAAAGGATCATCCACTAGAGCTGGTCATCGGTAACCCGACTACTCCTCTTAGAAAtagaaatcaaatgataaatgaatttatgcatgctgcGTTTGTATCTCAgatagaacctaagaaaatcGATTATGCACTACTTGACACAAATTGGATAGAGGCCATGCAAGAGGAACTTAATCAGTTTGAAAGGAGTAAGGTTTGGCATCTAGTCCCTCGACCTAATAATACTCATGTGATTGGAACAAGATGGGTGTTTAGGaataaaatggatgaaaatggtttaattataataaacaaggcTAGACTAGTAGCTCAAGGCTATAGATAA